The following are encoded together in the Bradysia coprophila strain Holo2 unplaced genomic scaffold, BU_Bcop_v1 contig_94, whole genome shotgun sequence genome:
- the LOC119085003 gene encoding zinc finger protein 2 isoform X7, whose amino-acid sequence MPPPDSPHAEPAPRKRRRKREDPQSCFTNSEEYDSDDASPVSCSDVESFQGKIVYNPDGSAYIIDSENDSLSNISENGLGTVNDYFGLGVPATNNPKIHSFRVVTARDATVNISEPNSKISKPILMCFICKLSFGNTKSFSLHAANEHALNLQECEKMLLNREYSSAIIQRNGDEKPQISFLEPLDVQKQMQHTIDQQSLSKSNDLAVKTLSDYHQSLITAASTASTTQSTNVSTSATTVATSNQISTENANSTTGNPASNSKFLSELFLQQQQLQQQRESTPLQCPDHQGMKGIDCKTCEMMNVSIKSPMTPIKSPNNLNMTPPGSSSVNMSPTTPAPSFTIGACPEHINGRPIGVECPRCELILNSARLNSGVQISTRNSCKTLKCPQCNWHYKYQETLEIHMREKHPDGESACGYCLAGQQHPRLARGESYTCGYKPYRCEICNYSTTTKGNLSIHMQSDKHLNNMQELNSTQSLSQTSEIRESPKIILPNMSQQSAKPKPSFRCDVCSYETSVARNLRIHMTSEKHTHNMAVLQNNIKHLQALSFLQSQNIGQLPSLNNMPNLPNLNQSIPNLQQNVPNLAQNLPNFLPEAALADLAYNQALMIQLLHQNSAASASGGLGGNSNVSGATSSNLTGGVSPVSASRANSLVTPNSNAMVESDHGLNPDSFEPPIEPDVRPTNLFSCLVCACYNTNNIEELNNHLLIDRSRNYNTDIMIISNSNYHCSLCKYNTNLKANFQLHSKTDKHIQKLNYINHIKEGGIKNEYKLKYNGNNSVQLKCNCCDYYTNSIQKLNLHTQNMRHENAKIIFNHLVYTIQECNKNSVGAAGTGNNVSSGSLSSSSDQSETGAFDNGTGDAASDNNFNQKVLFCQLCNYKAPHILGMVQHVKSLRHVQIEQIICLQRRSENADSLELVDVFKVVDCDDKNDKSSPQHSPVPKSLADQLSAVAAIQQHQQQLSAAAALGDQLGHAAAIFKCNHCNHFTETKTEIEQHLAIHHPNCGENDFFVIPTNTAQAAAAAAMAYQMAQSAANKPSPSIDDDIKSEKMDDDNGSDCGGDLADCEAIDTTDEMCGILCPLCQETFSDKKSLEKHVVTVHSVTSDGLARLLNLVDANQWMSSKKSPSIADCKSDGEIECTTCGTGFKAMMELLHHANDNQHYQMTSDNTYACVLRTCHANFPTISNMNAHFKDCHMNIVISERHVYKYRCKLCSLAFKTQDKLNNHSLYHTMRDATKCNVCNRNFRSTQSLQKHMDQAHNNSTSVSPTTSPGLGGDKSDAEENITSPSSIKQEDCDLMDGNRDEALGGLNDNCHETNEIDEYLNSQQMAEECYNDQNRKFKCHKCKMGFTQQSYLGQHYKSNVHRRNEKGNFFPMEKYLDPNRPFKCEICRESFTQKNILLVHYNSVSHLHKLKKQSENNNTPSTSPSGVGDFDRKSIEYDRRSNDVDRKSVDLDRKSVDFDRKSVEMDGDSDTPKRKLSPENDYDSPKKRFKCDICKVAYAQGSTLDIHMRSVLHQSRACRLQEQQAQLMQQQLSPGLQRLPTDLNQSQTGSSVSPTPSNLSTTNHEVVENNSPKINNQIYKTLLENFGFDIVKQFNEINKNNNGNPNSNNAATDSVSQSQQQQKLNLQQQSANAQTLQQQLSLHQQLNPTARSESASEEKYFCRHCKKIFSSIFVLKTHCEEIHNEKIPLDFLEKFAEKFKSYYLESAENENEILDFSSKKEIKEKGSDASKTLLSPQQQLLQQAQQQLPASLAAVPELAQKLNIDPTVLAQKMMEQNFANLPPNFANLPQNLQSLQSLQGLQNLQNLQNLPNMGNLPMNTLEMLNLMQFHHLMSLNFMNLAPPLIFGGTGASSSIPSTAGATGGTVTPNEISTNAPQQVQILQQQAAAAQAAAVQQAAASNNQKRARTRITDEQLKILRAHFDINNSPSEESIKEMSFKANLPPKVVKHWFRNTLFKERQRNKDSPYNFNNPPSTTLNLEEYERTGQTKVTSLSNDSADLSTIAQQQQQQQQQQSHQQAQQELQQHSHNIQQQTQQLLQVQQAQQAMLQQASQHLHQTDTRPHSHPSSIASNERPSDIQVKSEPGDEIECGDSMKNEQMIDHDSSMHSHHTNMYYNNFETKSESGSSEILSRPPTPNSSYNNINEMINQQIESIPINNITNMGVGSIGNSMGPPKKFQMNMKLFDKSFESNSNSSNSSTSSGKRANRTRFTDYQIKVLQEFFENNSYPKDSDLEYLSKLLSLSPRVIVVWFQNARQKQRKIYENQPNNSYYESAEEKKPNINYTCKKCNLVFQRYYELIRHQKNHCFKEENNKKSAKAQIAAAQIAQSLSSEDSNSSIDINNASSLLSGNIAAGLQAQNLSLNSPNMLQSSHSAIPGLSTSPNLSMLSSQHSIFGKSGSAGHQSPQSTSSQQSPTQKYECDKCNLMFSRYELYKEHQLIHLMNPNLFLQQSLSQQYSENSPFGILQNLSSNAAAPATSSTSDTMDLSQKQKKRKFSETSQDNDHNDYDQLNKKLKNEQFEFLYNYFVQNEGADEIVKAKNIDFESLYTYYQTNELKKKGNFDFLYQYYVQNERPMDMSEKPSFEFLFQYYQINESKKFFQLEASPSKNDFLMMNLTSTPKNPTAPSTPTTALSKQQQTTANSSSGMLSETAVAATVGRQTPINQSMSTNQQSLTGSVGGGGLIIHNQNSNGSSTCGTVTNPADLLIQSMHQGEITSADKQNNKRLRTTILPEQLNFLYECYQNESNPSRKMLEEISKKVNLKKRVVQVWFQNARAKDKKSRNSRYTDEESVSGGMTANPSPDLQPIIDDCKICGVQKVNMQEHVFSSAHIAQVKASIEGADLSDHHDDGQNLTKPQQSPTPASSISSTSSMPSAANMMSQQSSTHDAMGLYNQFLLQNHMFGQLSGALSGNQSSDQHQELLALQHHLSQQQQAALNNSGSSTSTTNGGGSQQPTPQQLLMENNLLLQINADNQPTTNSEILQQLYSYSQMSGELIK is encoded by the exons CTAGTGCCATCATACAGCGAAACGGCGATGAAAAGCCACAAATATCGTTCTTAGAACCGCTGGACGTGCAAAAGCAAATGCAACACACAATTGATCAACAGAGTTTGAGCAAAAGTAATGATTTAGCCGTCAAAACTCTAAGTGATTATCACCAAAGTCTGATAACAGCTGCATCGACAGCATCCACAACACAATCAACAAATGTTTCCACGTCGGCAACAACGGTTGCTACATCAAATCAAATAAGCACTGAAAATGCAAACTCTACAACGGGTAACCCAGCCAGCAATAGTAAATTTCTCAGCGAATTGTTTCTGCAGCAACAACAGTTGCAACAACAACGCGAATCAACGCCACTTCAATGTCCTGATCATCAGGGCATGAAAGGCATCGACTGTAAAACATGTGAAATGATGAATGTGAGTATTAAGTCACCGATGACTCCGATCAAATCGCCGAACAACCTCAATATGACGCCACCGGGTTCGTCCAGTGTAAATATGTCACCAACGACACCCGCACCCAGTTTCACAATCGGTGCATGCCCGGAACATATCAATGGTCGACCAATCGGTGTTGAATGTCCAAG ATGTGAACTGATTCTGAATTCGGCTCGTCTGAACAGTGGAGTACAAATTTCAACCAGAAACTCTTGTAAAACGCTTAAGTGTCCCCAATGCAATTGGCACTACAAATACCAAGAAACATTGGAAATTCACATGCGCGAAAAACATCCAGACGGTGAAAGTGCATGCGGTTATTGTTTAGCGG GTCAACAACATCCCCGGCTAGCACGTGGAGAATCGTACACATGCGGCTACAAACCGTACCGTTGCGAAATATGCAATTACTCCACGACAACGAAAGGCAATTTGTCCATTCATATGCAGAGTGATAAACATTTGAACAATATGCAAGAACTGAACAGCACCCAGAGTCTCAGCCAGACCAGCGAGATACGAGAAAGTCCGAAAATTATACTGCCAAATATGAGTCAACAATCAGCCAAACCGAAGCCCAGTTTTCGTTGCGATGTGTGTTCATATGAAACAAGTGTAGCGCGAAATCTCCGTATTCACATGACTAGCGAAAAGCATACGCACAACATGGCTGTCCTACAGAATAACATCAAACATTTGCAGGCGTTGAGCTTTTTGCAGAGTCAAAACATCGGCCAACTACCCAGCCTAAATAACATGCCCAACTTACCCAATCTCAACCAATCGATACCAAATCTTCAACAGAACGTGCCGAATTTAGCACagaatttaccgaattttttGCCAGAAGCAGCGCTTGCCGATCTCGCCTACAATCAAGCATTGATGATTCAATTATTACATCAAAATTCCGCCGCATCAGCTAGCGGAGGACTGGGTGGCAATAGCAATGTGTCCGGCGCAACCAGTTCCAATCTGACGGGTGGCGTATCGCCCGTATCCGCATCACGTGCCAATAGTTTGGTGACACCGAACAGTAATGCAATGGTCGAATCGGATCATGGACTCAATCCCGACTCGTTCGAACCGCCAATCGAACCCGATGTTCGGCCGACCAATCTGTTTAGCTGTTTGGTGTGCGCATGCTACAATACGAACAACATCGAAGAACTGAACAATCATTTGCTGATCGATCGGTCGCGGAACTACAACACCGACATCATGATCATCTCGAACAGCAACTACCACTGTTCGCTGTGCAAATACAATACCAATTTAAAGGCCAATTTCCAGTTGCACAGCAAAACGGACAAGCACATACAGAAACTGAACTACATCAATCATATCAAAGAGGGTGGCATCAAAAACGAGTACAAATTAAAGTATAACGGTAACAATTCGGTACAATTAAAGTGCAATTGCTGTGACTATTACACAAATTCGATacagaaattgaatttgcatACGCAAAATATGCGACACGAAAATgccaaaatcattttcaatcacTTGGTGTATACGATCCAggaatgcaataaaaatagtGTCGGTGCTGCCGGTACGGGTAATAATGTTTCGTCCGGATCGTTATCGTCGTCGTCGGACCAGTCCGAAACGGGTGCATTTGATAATGGCACCGGTGATGCGGCGAGTgacaataatttcaatcaaaaagtGTTGTTCTGTCAATTGTGCAACTACAAGGCGCCCCATATATTGGGAATGGTGCAGCATGTGAAAAGTTTACGACACGTGCAAATCGAACAGATTATATGCTTACAGCGACGCAGTGAAAATGCAGATTCGTTGGAATTGGTCGACGTATTCAAAGTGGTCGATTGTG ATGACAAGAACGACAAATCCAGCCCACAACATTCACCTGTCCCGAAATCATTGGCCGACCAGCTCTCGGCCGTTGCAGCTATCCAACAACATCAGCAACAACTCAGTGCTGCCGCTGCGCTCGGTGATCAACTAGGACATGCAGCGGCAATCTTCAAATGCAATCATTGCAATCACTTCACCGAAACCAAAACGGAAATCGAGCAACATCTTGCCATTCACCATCCGAATTGCGGAGAAAATGACTTTTTCGTCATACCGACTAATACTGCTCAGGCAGCTGCTGCTGCAGCAATGGCATATCAAATGGCTCAGTCAGCGGCAAATAAACCATCACCGTCGATCGATGACGATATAAAATCGGAGAAAATGGACGACGACAATGGATCGGATTGTGGTGGCGATTTGGCCGATTGTGAGGCAATCGATACCACCGACGAGATGTGCGGCATATTGTGTCCGTTGTGTCAGGAAACGTTCAGCGATAAGAAGTCACTGGAAAAGCATGTCGTGACCGTTCACAGTGTGACTAGTGATGGATTAGCAAGACTATTGAATTTAGTTGATGCAAATCAATGGATGAGCAGCAAGAAAAGTCCAAGTATCGCAGACTGTAAGAGTGATGGTGAAATTGAATGTACTACTTGCGGCACGGGATTCAAAGCAATGATGGAATTATTGCATCACGCCAACGATAATCAACACTACCAAATGACTAGTGACAACACGTACGCATGTGTTCTGCGTACATGTCACGCCAATTTTCCGACCATTTCCAATATGAACGCACATTTCAAGGATTGTCACATGAACATTGTAATATCCGAACGACATGTATACAAGTATCGCTGTAAGCTGTGCTCGCTAGCTTTCAAAACACAAGACAAACTGAACAACCACTCATTGTACCACACGATGAGGGATGCAACCAAATGCAATGTCTGCAATCGAAACTTTCGCTCGACGCAGTCACTGCAAAAGCATATGGATCAAGCACACAACAATAGCACTTCGGTTAGTCCGACAACATCGCCGGGTCTGGGTGGCGATAAGAGCGATGCCGAAGAGAATATTACGAGTCCATCTAGCATCAAACAGGAGGACTGTGATCTGATGGATGGAAACAGAGATGAGGCTTTGGGTGGACTAAACGACAATTGTCACGAAACCAACGAAATCGACGAATATCTGAATTCACAGCAGATGGCTGAGGAATGTTATAACGACCAGAACAGGAAATTCAAATGTCATAAGTGTAAAATGGGATTCACACAGCAGAGCTACCTGGGACAACACTACAAATCGAATGTTCACAGGCGTAATGAAAAAGGAAACTTTTTTCCGATGGAAAAGTATTTGGATCCAAATCGTCCGTTCAAATGCGAAATTTGTCGCGAGAGTTTCAcgcagaaaaatattttgctggtGCACTACAACAGTGTATCCCATCTGCACAAACTGAAGAAACAGAGTGAGAACAATAACACCCCGTCGACTAGTCCCAGTGGCGTTGGAGATTTCGATCGGAAGAGCATTGAGTATGACAGACGTAGCAACGATGTGGATCGCAAGAGCGTTGACTTGGACCGAAAGAGTGTGGATTTTGATCGCAAGAGCGTTGAAATGGATGGAGATTCTGATACGCCGAAGAGAAAACTGAGTCCCGAGAACGATTACGACAGTCCAAAGAAGCGTTTCAAATGTGACATCTGCAAAGTTGCATATGCCCAAGGAAGCACGCTGGACATTCATATGAGAAGCGTCTTACACCAAAGTCGAGCGTGTCGTTTGCAAGAACAGCAGGCTCAGTTGATGCAACAACAATTATCGCCTGGACTGCAAAGATTACCCACGGATTTGAATCAATCACAGACGGGAAGTAGCGTTTCGCCAACACCGTCAAATCTGAGCACTACGAATCATGAGGTTGTCGAGAACAACTCACCGAAAATTAACAATCAAATCTATAAAACTCTGCTGGAAAACTTCGGTTTTGACATTGTGAAGCAGTTCAACGAGATCAACAAGAACAACAACGGCAATCCGAATAGCAACAATGCCGCCACCGATTCGGTATCGCAATCGCAACAGCAACAGAAACTGAATCTTCAACAACAGTCAGCAAACGCTCAAACTTTACAGCAGCAATTGTCATTGCACCAGCAACTGAATCCTACCGCTCGAAGCGAAAGTGCATCGGAAGAGAAATACTTCTGTCGTCACTGCAAAAAGATATTCTCCAGCATCTTCGTGCTGAAGACACATTGCGAAGAGATTCACAACGAAAAGATTCCGCTCGATTTTCTGGAAAAGTTCGCCGAGAAATTCAAGAGCTACTATCTGGAGTCGGCAGAAAATGAGAacgaaattttagatttttcatCGAAGAAGGAAATTAAGGAAAAGGGATCCGATGCCAGTAAGACGTTGCTATCGCCACAACAGCAGCTGCTACAACAAGCTCAACAACAATTACCCGCTTCATTGGCCGCCGTACCAGAACTAGCACAAAAGCTCAACATTGACCCGACAGTACTCGCCCAAAAGATGATGGAGCAAAATTTCGCCAACCTTCCACCAAACTTCGCAAATCTACCACAAAATCTACAGAGTCTACAGTCGTTGCAAGGACTACAAAATCTGCAAAATCTTCAGAATCTACCGAACATGGGAAACTTGCCGATGAACACATTGGAAATGCTAAATCTGATGCAATTCCATCACTTGATGTCACTGAATTTTATGAATCTCGCTCCACCGCTAATTTTCGGTGGCACCGGAGCTTCGTCGTCGATACCGTCGACTGCTGGAGCGACTGGAGGTACTGTGACACCAAACGAGATTAGTACAAATGCGCCACAACAGGTCCAAATTCTTCAGCAACAGGCTGCTGCTGCTCAGGCCGCTGCTGTTCAACAG GCTGCCGCTTCGAACAATCAAAAACGTGCTCGCACCCGAATCACCGATGAACAGCTGAAGATTTTAAGAGCTCATTTCGACATTAACAATTCCCCGAGTGAAGAAAGTATCAAGGAAATGTCCTTCAAAGCCAATCTGCCACCAAAG GTTGTCAAACATTGGTTTCGTAACACCCTGTTCAAAGAGCGTCAAAGGAACAAGGATTCGCCGTACAACTTCAACAATCCACCTTCAACAACTTTAAATCTCGAAGAATACGAACGTACCGGTCAGACCAAAGTAACCAGTCTCAGCAATGACTCGGCTGATCTATCTACAATTGcgcaacagcagcagcagcaacaacaacaacaatcacATCAGCAGGCACAGCAGGAACTTCAACAGCATTCACACAACATTCAACAACAAACCCAACAACTCCTTCAAGTACAACAGGCGCAACAGGCAATGCTCCAACAAGCAAGCCAACACTTGCATCAGACCGATACACGACCTCATTCGCACCCATCGTCGATAGCAAGCAATGAACGTCCGTCTGACATTCAGGTAAAGTCTGAACCGGGCGATGAGATCGAATGCGgtgattcaatgaaaaatgaacaaatgatCGACCATGATAGCAGCATGCATTCACATCATACAAACATGTACTATAACAATTTCGAAACCAAATCCGAGAGTGGCAGTTCGGAAATTCTATCCCGTCCACCAACTCCAAACAGTTCCTATAACAACATTAACGAAATGATTAACCAGCAAATCGAAAGCATTCCAATCAATAACATCACTAACATGGGCGTGGGAAGCATAGGCAATAGCATGGGTCCGccgaaaaaattccaaatgaACATGAAATTATTTGACAAAAGTTTTGAATCGAATTCGAATTCGTCGAACAGTTCGACGTCGAGCGGTAAACGGGCGAATCGGACCCGATTCACCGACTATCAGATCAAAGTGCTGCAGGAATTTTTCGAGAACAATTCGTATCCGAAGGACAGCGATCTGGAATATTTGAGCAAATTGCTGTCGCTGTCGCCGCGGGTGATTGTTGTGTGGTTTCAG AATGCACGTCAAAAGCAGAGGAAAATCTACGAGAACCAACCGAACAATTCGTATTACGAATCGGCCGAAGAGAAGAAGCCCAACATCAACTACACCTGCAAGAAATGCAATCTGGTATTCCAGCGGTACTACGAACTGATTCGCCATCAGAAGAACCATTGCTTCAAGGAGGAGAACAATAAGAAATCGGCCAAGGCTCAAATAGCAGCCGCTCAAATTGCACAAAGTTTAAGCAGCGAAGACTCCAATTCCAGCATCGACATCAACAATGCGTCGTCGTTACTATCGGGGAACATAGCAGCCGGCTTACAAGCACAGAATCTGAGTTTAAATTCGCCGAATATGTTGCAATCGAGTCATTCAGCCATACCGGGACTATCAACCAGTCCGAATTTGTCAATGCTATCGTCACAGCACAGCATATTCGGTAAAAGTGGCAGTGCTGGTCATCAGAGTCCACAATCGACGTCGTCACAGCAGTCGCCGACGCAAAAATACGAATGCGACAAATGCAATTTGATGTTCTCACGCTACGAACTGTACAAGGAGCATCAGCTCATCCACTTGATGaatccaaatttatttcttcaacAGTCGCTGAGCCAGCAGTACAGTGAAAATTCACCGTTCGGAATATTGCAAAATTTGAGTTCGAATGCGGCAGCACCGGCCACATCGTCCACATCCGATACGATGGACTTATCGCAGAAGCAGAAGAAgcgaaaattttccgaaaccAGCCAGGATAACGATCACAACGACTATGATCAGTTGAATAAGAAGTTGAAGAACGAACAATtcgaatttttgtacaattattTCGTGCAGAATGAGGGCGCCGACGAGATTGTCAAGGCGAAAAACATCGACTTCGAATCGCTGTACACCTACTATCAGACGAACGAACTGAAGAAGAAGGGAAACTTCGATTTTTTATACCAATACTATGTGCAAAATGAGCGACCCATGGACATGTCCGAGAAGCCGAGCTTCGAATTTCTGTTCCAGTACTACCAAATCAACGAGTCAAAGAAGTTTTTTCAGTTAGAAGCCTCGccatcaaaaaatgattttctgatGATGAATTTAACGTCGACGCCAAAAAATCCAACGGCACCGTCAACACCAACAACCGCATTGTCAAAACAGCAGCAAACGACAGCGAATTCATCATCGGGAATGCTATCAGAAACGGCGGTAGCTGCAACCGTTGGACGACAAACGCCAATCAATCAGTCAATGTCAACCAATCAACAATCATTGACTGGTAGTGTTGGTGGCGGCGGCTTAATCATCCACAATCAGAATAGTAACGGCAGTAGTACATGCGGTACGGTAACGAATCCGGCTGATTTGCTCATCCAGAGCATGCATCAGGGTGAAATAACGTCGGCTGACAAGCAGAATAACAAACGTTTGCGAACGACCATCCTGCCGGAacagttgaattttttatacGAATGCTATCAGAACGAGTCGAATCCTAGTCGAAAGATGCTTGAGGAGATATCCAAAAAGGTCAACTTGAAGAAGCGCGTTGTTCAG GTTTGGTTCCAAAATGCCCGTGCCAAAGACAAGAAATCTCGCAACAGCCGTTACACTGATGAGGAAAGTGTCAGTGGTGGCATGACCGCAAATCCATCACCGGATCTGCAGCCAATAATTGACGATTGTAAAATTTGTGGCGTTCAAAAGGTTAATATGCAGGAGCACGTCTTCTCCAGCGCTCACATCGCCCAAGTGAAAGCTTCCATCGAGGGCGCCGATCTATCCGATCACCATGACGACGGTCAAAATCTGACCAAACCGCAACAGTCTCCGACACCTGCATCATCCATCTCATCGACCAGTTCGATGCCATCAGCTGCGAATATGATGTCACAGCAATCATCCACACACGATGCAATGGGCCTGtacaatcaatttttactGCAAAATCATATGTTCGGTCAACTGAGCGGAGCCCTGAGCGGAAATCAATCGTCTGACCAGCATCAAGAACTGTTGGCGCTACAACATCATCTAAGCCAACAACAGCAGGCCGCCCTGAACAACAGTGGTTCGTCGACATCGACCACGAATGGCGGTGGTTCACAGCAGCCGACACCGCAACAACTGTtgatggaaaataatttactgCTGCAAATCAATGCTGATAATCAACCCACCACAAATAGTGAAATTCTACAGCAACTGTACAGTTACAGTCAAATGAGCGGTGAGTTgataaaataa